The following are encoded in a window of Providencia rettgeri genomic DNA:
- the mltA gene encoding murein transglycosylase A, with translation MNLGLTKVINALAATKWSVLNKWIVTGVFFSLLAGCQTHPTDKGQQYKDGRLIEDLQKVNQVNVQGKPINAPDFNQQVMEIQKASPRLFQNNRDTYHAIENWLMAGGDPAQLANFNLSAFQMEGVDNYGNVQFTGYYTPVIEARRSPQGEFRHPLYRMPPKGKSRLPSRAAIYNGALSDSLILAYSNSAVDNFMMEVQGSGYVDFGDGSPLDFFGYAGKNGHAYKSIGKVLVDRGEVPLSQMSLQAIHDWANSHSEQEVRQLLEENPSFVFFKPQSFVPVRGASAVPLIAKASVASDKTLIPAGTALLAEIPVLDGNGKFTGQYEMRMMVALDVGGAIKGHHFDIYHGTGHDAGKMAGFYNHYGRVWVLKKSQPLFGTM, from the coding sequence ATGAATTTAGGATTAACGAAGGTAATTAATGCACTGGCTGCAACAAAATGGTCGGTGCTAAATAAATGGATAGTGACAGGTGTCTTTTTTTCATTGTTAGCAGGATGCCAAACTCATCCAACAGATAAGGGGCAACAGTATAAAGATGGGCGCCTTATCGAAGACTTACAAAAAGTTAATCAGGTAAATGTTCAAGGTAAGCCAATAAACGCACCTGACTTTAACCAGCAAGTCATGGAAATTCAAAAAGCATCTCCTCGTTTATTTCAGAATAACCGTGATACATATCACGCAATTGAGAACTGGTTAATGGCGGGGGGGGACCCTGCTCAGCTTGCTAATTTCAATTTGTCTGCATTCCAAATGGAAGGGGTTGATAACTACGGGAACGTTCAATTTACGGGTTATTACACACCCGTTATTGAAGCAAGGCGCTCGCCGCAGGGGGAGTTTCGCCATCCCCTATATAGAATGCCACCAAAAGGGAAGTCTCGTTTACCAAGTCGAGCCGCTATTTATAATGGTGCACTAAGCGATAGCCTTATTTTGGCTTACAGTAACTCTGCTGTAGATAATTTTATGATGGAAGTCCAAGGGAGTGGTTATGTTGATTTTGGTGATGGTAGCCCGTTGGATTTTTTTGGCTATGCCGGAAAGAATGGTCACGCCTATAAAAGTATAGGTAAAGTGCTTGTTGATCGCGGTGAAGTGCCATTAAGCCAAATGTCCTTACAAGCAATCCACGATTGGGCAAATAGCCATAGTGAACAAGAAGTTCGTCAATTGTTAGAGGAAAATCCATCGTTTGTTTTCTTCAAACCACAGTCTTTTGTGCCGGTAAGAGGTGCAAGTGCCGTTCCCTTGATTGCTAAAGCTTCCGTGGCGTCAGATAAAACGTTGATCCCAGCGGGTACAGCGTTATTAGCGGAGATACCTGTTTTAGATGGCAATGGTAAATTTACGGGGCAATACGAAATGCGTATGATGGTTGCCTTGGATGTGGGAGGGGCGATCAAAGGTCACCATTTTGATATTTACCACGGTACAGGTCATGACGCAGGCAAAATGGCTGGCTTTTATAACCATTATGGACGCGTTTGGGTGCTGAAAAAGAGTCAGCCCCTTTTTGGTACAATGTAA
- the amiC gene encoding N-acetylmuramoyl-L-alanine amidase AmiC, with translation MSQQDHSPSKRRFIQGAAAVMLLSVSPFGFSANSSVIAVRIWPASSYTRVTLESSVPLKYRQFVLNDPERIVVDLEGVQLNNVLKQMGAQIQTRDPYLKLVRVGQFDPKTVRLVFEVKNKVTPQFFTMSPVGEFKHRLVLDFYPGKGVDTTDDPLLALLEDYNKGDLEESMPAQAKKPGKAGTDRPIIIMIDPGHGGEDPGAIGKYKTREKDVVLQIARRLKALIDKEPKMRVYMTRNEDVFIPLKVRVAKARKMQADLFVSIHADAFTNRSAHGSSVFALSTKGATSNTARYLAQTQNEADLIGGVSKSGDVYLDHTMLDLVQTATINDSLKFGDEVLKRMGRVNRLHKNKVDQAGFAVLKAPEIPSILVETAFISNLEEERKLKTAKFQQQMAESIFEGIKAYFRNGGELAIRN, from the coding sequence ATGAGTCAGCAAGATCACAGCCCATCTAAGCGCCGTTTTATTCAAGGTGCCGCCGCAGTTATGTTACTGAGCGTTAGCCCATTCGGTTTTTCTGCGAATAGCAGCGTGATCGCTGTACGTATTTGGCCTGCGTCGAGTTACACCCGTGTGACGCTTGAATCAAGTGTTCCGCTAAAGTACCGCCAGTTTGTGCTAAATGACCCAGAGCGGATTGTTGTCGACCTTGAAGGGGTGCAACTCAATAATGTCCTCAAACAGATGGGAGCCCAAATTCAAACTCGTGATCCTTACCTAAAATTGGTTAGGGTGGGGCAGTTTGACCCTAAAACAGTGCGTCTTGTTTTTGAAGTTAAAAATAAAGTGACCCCGCAATTCTTCACTATGTCGCCAGTAGGAGAGTTTAAGCACCGCTTAGTTCTTGATTTCTATCCGGGTAAAGGGGTGGATACGACTGATGATCCATTGCTGGCATTACTTGAGGATTACAATAAAGGTGACCTCGAAGAAAGTATGCCTGCACAAGCGAAAAAACCGGGCAAAGCGGGAACTGACCGGCCAATTATTATTATGATTGACCCTGGGCACGGTGGGGAAGACCCTGGTGCAATAGGGAAATATAAAACGCGTGAAAAAGACGTCGTTTTGCAAATTGCTCGGCGTTTGAAAGCGCTGATCGATAAAGAACCGAAAATGCGCGTATATATGACACGTAATGAGGATGTGTTTATTCCATTAAAAGTGCGTGTTGCGAAAGCGCGTAAAATGCAGGCTGATTTATTTGTGTCAATCCATGCGGATGCCTTTACTAATCGTTCAGCCCATGGTTCGTCAGTGTTTGCATTATCGACAAAAGGGGCAACCAGTAACACAGCTCGATATCTTGCTCAAACTCAGAATGAGGCCGATTTAATAGGTGGGGTCAGTAAGAGCGGGGATGTGTATCTCGATCACACTATGTTGGATTTAGTTCAGACAGCCACCATAAACGATAGTTTAAAATTTGGTGATGAAGTACTCAAACGCATGGGGCGAGTTAACCGATTACACAAAAACAAGGTTGACCAAGCAGGGTTTGCGGTACTCAAAGCTCCTGAGATCCCATCAATATTAGTTGAAACGGCGTTTATCAGTAATTTAGAAGAAGAACGTAAGCTGAAGACGGCTAAATTCCAACAACAAATGGCAGAATCCATTTTTGAAGGGATAAAAGCCTATTTCCGTAACGGTGGTGAGTTAGCGATCCGTAATTAA
- the argA gene encoding amino-acid N-acetyltransferase — protein MKERSTELVDEFRHSVPYINAHRGKTFIIMLGGEAIAHENFPSIVNDIGLLHSLGIRIVVVYGARPQIEDILAEHKYDAVYHKHTRVTDSNTLEYVKQASGALQLDITARLSMSLSNTPLQGAHINVVSGNFVIAQPLGVDDGVDYCHSGRIRRINEEAINNQLDNGSIVLIGPVAVSVTGESFNLTSEEIATQLAVKMKAEKLIGFCSSQGVADKDGNILSELFPNEAENRIQELESEGDYYSGTVRFLRGAAKACRRGVRRSHLLSYQENGSLIQELFSRDGIGTQIVMESAEQIRRANINDIGGILELIRPLEQQGILVRRSREQLEMEIDKFTIIERDNLVIACAALYPYPDEKLGEMACVAVHPDYRSSARGEELLHRIAVQAKQFGLEKLFVLTTRSIHWFQERGFIPAEIDMLPLKKQALYNYQRRSKILILDLKGQSDK, from the coding sequence ATGAAAGAGCGCAGCACCGAGTTGGTTGATGAGTTTCGCCATTCGGTACCTTATATAAACGCCCACCGCGGCAAAACTTTTATTATTATGCTTGGTGGTGAAGCGATTGCGCATGAGAATTTCCCAAGCATTGTCAATGATATAGGATTATTACATAGCTTAGGGATCCGAATCGTTGTGGTCTATGGCGCGCGCCCTCAAATTGAGGATATTTTAGCTGAGCATAAATATGATGCCGTTTATCATAAACATACACGAGTGACTGATTCAAATACGCTTGAATATGTTAAACAGGCGTCAGGTGCGTTACAACTGGATATTACCGCTCGTTTATCGATGAGCTTAAGTAATACACCATTACAAGGCGCTCACATTAATGTGGTCAGTGGGAATTTTGTGATAGCACAACCGCTTGGCGTTGATGACGGTGTTGATTACTGCCACAGTGGCAGAATTCGTCGCATAAATGAAGAAGCAATTAATAATCAGTTAGATAATGGCTCTATTGTCTTAATCGGCCCAGTTGCAGTTTCTGTGACAGGGGAAAGCTTTAATCTTACTTCCGAAGAAATTGCCACCCAACTGGCCGTAAAAATGAAGGCAGAAAAACTCATCGGATTCTGCTCTTCCCAAGGTGTTGCGGATAAAGATGGCAATATTTTATCTGAGCTGTTTCCAAACGAAGCCGAAAATCGAATTCAAGAGCTTGAGTCTGAAGGGGATTATTATTCAGGAACGGTACGTTTCTTACGTGGTGCAGCAAAAGCTTGTCGCCGAGGGGTACGTCGTAGCCACCTGTTAAGCTACCAAGAGAATGGCTCGCTTATCCAAGAATTGTTCTCCCGTGATGGTATCGGTACGCAAATCGTAATGGAAAGTGCGGAGCAAATTCGTCGTGCGAATATTAATGATATTGGGGGCATTCTGGAATTAATTCGTCCATTAGAACAGCAAGGGATCCTCGTTCGCCGCTCCCGCGAACAACTCGAAATGGAAATTGATAAATTCACGATCATCGAACGGGACAACTTGGTCATTGCATGCGCAGCGCTTTACCCATATCCAGATGAAAAATTAGGTGAAATGGCTTGCGTCGCTGTCCATCCTGACTACCGAAGCTCTGCTCGAGGGGAAGAACTGCTTCACCGTATTGCTGTGCAAGCAAAACAATTTGGTTTAGAGAAATTGTTCGTCTTAACCACCCGCAGCATCCATTGGTTCCAAGAACGAGGCTTTATACCTGCTGAAATTGACATGCTGCCATTGAAAAAACAGGCTTTATATAAT